AAAGACACGCACAGTCTTCGAATTTTGGTAAGGGTTTTTGTCTCCTCCAACAATGTCGTTGTTCAAGACCGCTTCAATTTGCCACTCTTTCTGCCGGGCCATTTGTGCGAAGTGCTTGCTGCCGTAGAGCCCTTGCTCTTCTCCTGCAACGGTCAGAAAAATAATCGTTCCGGGGAACTTAAGCTTGCTGAGAACTCGCGCGCATTCCAGCGAAACCGCCGCACCGCTGCCGTCATCGTTGGCGCCCGGAGCGGCATCGGTCGTGTTCAGTGTGTCGCTGTTACGGGAATCGTAGTGGCCGGTCACCAGCACTATGCGATTGGCGCTCTCCGGATCGCTTCCCCGCAAAACCGCATAAACGTTGGAAAGCTCGGTCGGTTGCGGGACCCGCTCAGAAACCGGCTGGGTAAAGGTATCAAGCTGCACGTCGAGACAATCCCCGCAATCTTTCGAGTAGCGCTCGAACTCACTTTTAATCCAGTCGCGGGCGGCATAAATGCCGTGACCGCTCGCCGCCGGTTGCGTGGAAGAGAGAGTGCTACGATTGCCGAAGCTAACCAGCGTCTCAATAGTCTGCTGAATTCGGGTCGCTGAGATGCTCTTCAAAGCCTGGGCGATGGTGGCATCAGACTGTATTTTGGCCTGTGCGGCGACTGTTGTCCCTTTGGCCTTTGTAGTGTGAGAAGATTTTGCAGTGGGCTGAGAAGATTTCGTGGCGGAAGGGTTTTCGGCGGCGGCTCCCAGGCATAGGGTCATCAGAAAAACAATAGGCAGAAAAAATTGCTTGCCAGTCATAGAAGAATTCCTTATTAATTTACGAGTAATGCCCCCAGCCCTCTTGACGCTGGTGCACATAAGATTCTAAATATAAATAGGGACTTTGAAAGAAAGAATGAGGAAAAAACCAAATGGTGCTGTGTCCTGAATGTGAATCCGACCTCGATATTGCCGAAGACGAAGTAGATGAAGGCGACATCGTCTCCTGCGGCGAGTGCGGCACAGATTTTGAAGTAGTGACCATCAATCCACTCGAACTAAACCGTGTTGTTGAGGAAGAAGAGGAAGAAGACGAAGACGAGGAAGAAGAAGAGGAAGATGAATACTAATTCCTCCGGCGCGCTTTCGTGGCTGCTTTCTGCTCGGGCGGTTTTGCTTATCGCAGCTCTTATGTCAGCATATCTTCCGCAGACGCTGGCGGGACAGTCCGGCTCGCATTCCCGTTCTAAAGAAAAGCCCTATGCGCTGATCTATGGCACCGTCTATGGCCCCGATAACCGCGGTCTTTACGGCGTGAAAGTCAAGATCCGGCGCGCCGATGAGAAAAAGGCCAAATGGGAGCTGTATTCCGACCAGCGGGGTGAATTTGCTCAGCGTGTTCCGGCGGGCGAAGCCGACTACATCGTATGGGCGGACGTGAAGACGCACAAAGGCGCGCCTCCACCGGATGTAAAAGTTCATATCGAAAATGATGAACGCCAGGATATCGGCCTGCATCTAACTGAGTAATAGGCATACGTGAGAGACTAAGAAGTGTGGCGGGGCTTAATTTTTTGGCAGACGATGTGAGCCCACAAGGAGGTACACAATGTCGAATACGAAACGGTTTATCGCATTTTTTGCTTTAGTGTTGGCAGGTGAACTGGCCTACGGCTTCCAGTACAGTATTGGCGGCGGTAATAGCGCGAATCAGGGAACCATGGCGCCTGAAGCTCCAAAGAAGGCGCCGACCGTGCGCTCTGTAACCGGTGTAGTTCTCGACCAGAACGATAACACGATTCCTCATGCGATTGTGTACTTGAAAAACAACAAGACTCTTGCTGTAAAAACTTCGATTACCAACGACAATGGAAGCTATCAATTTACCGGTCTTGTGCCCAATCAGGACTACGAGCTTTATGCGGGGCTCAACGGAAGCAAAGGCCCCACCAAAACTCTGAGTGGGTTCGATTCACGCGAAAAAACTACACTTAATTTACACATAGATCAAAAACCAAAAGAACCACAAGAATCAAAATCAAAGTAGGATGGCGTAGTTTTCATTTTTCGTTGCAACCCTAAGTTATGCCTGAAGCCTGTTTAAAAAAACAAAAGCCGCGGACGACTCCGCGGCTTTATCCATTGCCAAAAAGTGTTAATTCTGGTCGTTGCTGGCTCGCTTGAGTGACATGATCTCGCCCAGTGTGGTTGTTCCGCCGGAAGAACTGGAAACCGGTTGCTTATAGGCTTCCACATCGGCACGGCTGGCTTCCTCACCTATTCCACGCAAGCTCAACCCGACTTTCTTTTCTTCAGGATTCATCTTCACGATCTTGAAATCGTATTCCTGGCCGGGCTCCAGCTTAATGGATGAGCCGTGCTCATCCACCGCCTCGGAGTTATGGCAAAGCGCTTCCACGCCCTCTGAAATCTGCACAAAGGCGCCGAATTGGGCTGTGCGCAACACCTTGCCGTGCACCACATCGCCAATTTTATGAGTGTCGAAGAAGCTCTGCCAGGCATCGGGCTGCAACTGCTTGATGCCAAGAGAGAGGCGCCGGTGTTCGGGTTCGATGGCCAGCACCACGGCTTTCACCTTTTCACCTTTTTTCAGAACTTCGGAAGGATGTTTCACGCGCTTGGTCCAGCTCATATTGCTCACGTGGACCAACCCGTCAATTCCTTCTTCGACCTCCACAAAAGCGCCAAACTCGGTGAGGTTCCGAACTTTACCTTCAACCACCATCCCAGTGGGATACTTCTCGTGGAGAGTGTCCCAGGGGTTGGTTTCGAGCTGCTTGAGGCCAAGCGAAATACGCCGTTCGGCAGGATTCACATTCAGCACCACGGTTTCAACCTGATCGTTGACTTTAACGATCTTTGAGGGGTGCTTCATGCGCTTCGACCAGCTCATCTCGCTTACATGGATCAAGCCTTCGATTCCCTGTTCCAGTTCTACGAAAGCGCCGTAATCGGTGACGCTGATGACGCGTCCTTTTACATGGGCTCCGACGGGATAACGTTCGGCCGCGTCGAGCCAGGGGTCGGGCGTGAGTTGCTTGAAGCCCAACGATACCCGTTGCTTGTCTTTATCGAATTTCAGGACTTTGACGTGGATCTCGTCACCAACATGCACCAGGTCGCGAGGATGCGTAAGGCGTCCCCA
The DNA window shown above is from Terriglobales bacterium and carries:
- a CDS encoding M20/M25/M40 family metallo-hydrolase; its protein translation is MTGKQFFLPIVFLMTLCLGAAAENPSATKSSQPTAKSSHTTKAKGTTVAAQAKIQSDATIAQALKSISATRIQQTIETLVSFGNRSTLSSTQPAASGHGIYAARDWIKSEFERYSKDCGDCLDVQLDTFTQPVSERVPQPTELSNVYAVLRGSDPESANRIVLVTGHYDSRNSDTLNTTDAAPGANDDGSGAAVSLECARVLSKLKFPGTIIFLTVAGEEQGLYGSKHFAQMARQKEWQIEAVLNNDIVGGDKNPYQNSKTVRVFSEGVPAAANEAELRLIRALGGENDSPSRELARYITEVGNAYLSPYSFAPTLIYRRDRYLRGGDHTSFNEEGFAAVRFTEWREDFHHQHQNVRTENGIEYGDLPKFVNFDYVANVARLNAATLASLALAPAPPQDVKIETKELENNTVLAWIPSADGNVEYEILWRETDASAWNIVPRDQSKLFNAEYGKNARSLANVAISKDNVIFAVRAVDNQGHKSLPVVPTPER
- a CDS encoding carboxypeptidase-like regulatory domain-containing protein, with the protein product MSNTKRFIAFFALVLAGELAYGFQYSIGGGNSANQGTMAPEAPKKAPTVRSVTGVVLDQNDNTIPHAIVYLKNNKTLAVKTSITNDNGSYQFTGLVPNQDYELYAGLNGSKGPTKTLSGFDSREKTTLNLHIDQKPKEPQESKSK
- a CDS encoding 30S ribosomal protein S1 → MIFVDHAFEESPSRTTEPASYEQPAEEQGTSLARSSEESANDATQGGNIASDHHFENLRHTGSQKLPGAPGDKQETNMEDFATVLENFEAAQTEAMAAMENKVLTGTVLKLTSTYLVVDIGGKSEGMVPLAEITDHEGNPKFKPGDEIAVMMEHGETEEGYPKLSHVKAQRLQSMEAIEKAYDEKTTVKGRIVERVKGGLSVDLGGALAFLPGSQVDVKPAHNLDAMKGQELEVRVIKLNRKRGNIVVSRKAILDEIVAEQRSQTLEKLYEGADLTGTVKNLTDYGAFVDLGGIDGLLHITDMSWGRLTHPRDLVHVGDEIHVKVLKFDKDKQRVSLGFKQLTPDPWLDAAERYPVGAHVKGRVISVTDYGAFVELEQGIEGLIHVSEMSWSKRMKHPSKIVKVNDQVETVVLNVNPAERRISLGLKQLETNPWDTLHEKYPTGMVVEGKVRNLTEFGAFVEVEEGIDGLVHVSNMSWTKRVKHPSEVLKKGEKVKAVVLAIEPEHRRLSLGIKQLQPDAWQSFFDTHKIGDVVHGKVLRTAQFGAFVQISEGVEALCHNSEAVDEHGSSIKLEPGQEYDFKIVKMNPEEKKVGLSLRGIGEEASRADVEAYKQPVSSSSGGTTTLGEIMSLKRASNDQN